The genomic interval CACTTGACAGAAAATCTAAATTATATAATTCTTACTTTACAAAGATTAACGAGCTTAATCTAAAGGGGGAAGTATGACGCCCAAAGACGCTTGTGAAAACATCGGAATTTTCCAAGGTTTAACCGAAGAAGAAGTAACAACCTTCGCCTCAGACTTGCAGAGGATTAAATATGCCAAAGGTTCACAGATTATTACTGAGCATGATTCTGCGGATACTCTATATTTTATTTGTAAGGGTAAGGTGAAAATTAGCAAGAGTTTAAAGAATCAAGAAACTCCATCTGCAGATTTAACTACATTGGAGCCGGGAGAATTCTTTGGAGAGATGGGCATTATCAACGAGCAGCCACGTAGCGCCACCGTTGTGGCCATAGACGATGTTGAGTTATTGGTAATTCCTAAGGATGTGTTTGTAAGCATTTCGTTTAAATATCCGGAAGTAATGTTTAACTTGATGCGCACGATATCGGGCAGGTTGCGAGATACAAATGAGCGATTTGTGAGCTTGATGGATGAGATGATAAGTAAAAATCGCTTGATGGCGATTGGTATGGCTGCCAGCAAGATCATCCACGATATCAAAACGCCGCTAACGGTAATTGTATTAACCGCTCAGCTAATTGAGAATCTCTTTCCGGGAAGTGGCGAGTTTAGCCAAAGTATAGTAAAACAAACTCGGCTTATAGATCAATTAGTGCGCGAGATACTAGATTTTGCTCGTGGTGTAGAGAGTGAACCGCTTATTCAGAAGGTGAATCTCAATAACTTTTTCGATGACTTGAGAGAGATTAATGAAGCTACGTTTAAGGGCAGGAATATCAGTTTTGTGGTCGAAAACAAAGTAAAAGATTTTGTGCATTTTGATGAAGCTAAAATACGCCGCGTATTGATGAATCTAATAAAAAATGCCAGTGAGGCAATGAGTGGTGACGGAGAAATCAAGATATTGGCTTCAGTATCTTCAGGATGGCTGCAAATAAGTGTTGTAGATAATGGTCCCGGAGTTCCTCCCAAGATTCGGGATGACATATTTGAGCCTTTTATATCTGAAGGCAAACAGCATGGCACAGGATTGGGTCTACCTATTTGCCGCAAGTTGGTTCAAGA from Candidatus Cloacimonadota bacterium carries:
- a CDS encoding cyclic nucleotide-binding domain-containing protein; the encoded protein is MTPKDACENIGIFQGLTEEEVTTFASDLQRIKYAKGSQIITEHDSADTLYFICKGKVKISKSLKNQETPSADLTTLEPGEFFGEMGIINEQPRSATVVAIDDVELLVIPKDVFVSISFKYPEVMFNLMRTISGRLRDTNERFVSLMDEMISKNRLMAIGMAASKIIHDIKTPLTVIVLTAQLIENLFPGSGEFSQSIVKQTRLIDQLVREILDFARGVESEPLIQKVNLNNFFDDLREINEATFKGRNISFVVENKVKDFVHFDEAKIRRVLMNLIKNASEAMSGDGEIKILASVSSGWLQISVVDNGPGVPPKIRDDIFEPFISEGKQHGTGLGLPICRKLVQEHRGRLEYIPLEKGGSRFDIRIPQSL